One genomic region from Rosa rugosa chromosome 1, drRosRugo1.1, whole genome shotgun sequence encodes:
- the LOC133743759 gene encoding thymidine kinase a — protein MKLFLFPSSLSFSSLIFNPFSHCNPKSMASFKPSIPLTSESAPSSRPPSGEVHVIMGPMFAGKTTALLRRIKSEGANGRNVAMIKSSKDNRYAVDSVVTHDGAKFPCWALPDLSSFRHKFGGDAYDKLDVIGIDEAQFFEDLYDFCCMAADHDGKTVIVAGLDGDYLRKSFGSVLDVVPLADTVTKLTARCEMCGKRAFFTLRKTEETKTELIGGADVYMPVCRQHYVNGQVLIKSARSVVESHKFKSGTISEAAPVI, from the exons atgaaactcttcctcttcccatcttctctctccttctcttccCTAATTTTCAATCCCTTTTCTCACTGTAACCCTAAGTCCATGGCCTCCTTCAAACCCTCAATCCCCCTGACCAGCGAATCCGCCCCTTCCAGCCGCCCCCCCTCCGGCGAGGTCCACGTCATCATGGGTCCCATGTTCGCCGGCAAGACCACCGCTCTCCTCCGCCGGATCAAGTCCGAGGGCGCCAACGGCAg GAATGTGGCGATGATAAAATCGAGCAAGGATAACAGATACGCCGTCGATTCGGTGGTGACTCATGATGGGGCTAAATTTCCATGCTGGGCGCTGCCGGATCTGTCCTCGTTTAGGCACAAATTTGGAGGTGATGCTTATGATAAG CTTGATGTTATTGGTATCGATGAGGCTCAATTTTTCGAAGATCTATATGATTTCTGCTGCATGGCTGCTGATCATGATGGGAAAACTGTGATTGTTGCAGGCTTGGATGGTGATTACTTGAG GAAAAGCTTTGGCTCGGTGCTTGATGTAGTGCCTCTTGCTGATACAGTGACCAAATTGACAGCTCGATGTGAAATGTGTGGCAAACGAGCTTTCTTTACCCTGAGGAAGACGGAGGAGACGAAGACTGAACTGATTGGTGGGGCTGATGTCTACATGCCTGTTTGTCGTCAACACTATGTCAATGGACAAGTTCTCATCAAATCTGCAAGAAGTGTTGTGGAGTCTCATAAATTTAAGAGTGGCACCATTTCAGAAGCAGCTCCAGTTATTTAG
- the LOC133725907 gene encoding WRKY transcription factor 1: protein MVSLGKDVTDEVASDNVPKKENIDTEIHVSPHQTPTNGVCPLKSDDKGSAPSKVPNKALQVPDGGITALQLQSNQEGSVSSLTSEKALLTPETGALVLQSGHEGSTSSRVRERPLEDGYNWRKYGQKLVRGNIYVRSYYRCTHPKCPVKRQVERSHNGQLIDTVYFGQHDHPKPQLSVPIAVGFAVSVGEERAEQQLLTSGEDKPLEAHGDTPKQTEPVDPLQHSNVAENEAVQGVLSLSNRTRDGDPDPKRQKKEKHNGNSIPVDKPTGEPRVVVQTMSEVDIVNDGYRWRKYGQKLVKGNPNPRSYYRCSNPGCPVKKHVERAFNDSKVVIATYEGQHDHDVPPSRTVTPNTAASNVLPAAHNGDSGTKVEAHAVSRASVACTSPEHEGKPIEQPDFESKTKSRRIDAAAADMVVDSDLGPERKINEELIGKACVHEEGDPHDTIVCRANKLQNGKSESIPSEQEKRKPKAEPVQG, encoded by the exons ATGGTTTCGCTAGGGAAAGATGTAACGGATGAAGTTGCATCTGATAATGTACCGAAGAAGGAGAATATTGATACTGAAATCCATGTATCGCCACATCAAACTCCTACTAATGGGGTCTGTCCACTGAAATCAGATGATAAAGGAAGCGCTCCATCTAAAGTACCTAATAAAGCATTGCAGGTGCCTGATGGTGGTATTACTGCATTGCAATTGCAATCAAATCAAGAAGGAAGTGTTTCCTCATTAACATCTGAGAAGGCATTGCTGACCCCTGAGACTGGTGCCCTTGTCTTGCAATCTGGTCATGAAGGAAGCACTTCATCTAGAGTGCGTGAAAGACCGTTAGAGGATGGTTATAACTGGAGAAAATATGGCCAAAAACTTGTTAGGGGAAATATTTATGTACGAAGTTACTACAGATGTACACATCCTAAATGTCCTGTGAAGAGGCAAGTGGAACGCTCCCATAATGGGCAGTTAATAGATACCGTTTactttggtcagcatgatcatCCTAAACCTCAACTTAGTGTCCCAATAGCTGTTGGTTTTGCTGTGTCCGTTGGTGAAGAAAGAGCAGAACAGCAGTTGTTAACCAGTGGTGAAG ATAAACCATTGGAGGCACATGGCGACACACCTAAACAAACTGAGCCAGTAGATCCCCTTCAGCATTCAAATGTTGCAGAGAATGAAGCTGTGCAGGGTGTGCTCTCTTTATCAAATAGAACTAGAGATGGTGATCCAGACCCAAAAAGACA gaagaAGGAAAAACATAATGGAAACTCCATTCCGGTGGATAAGCCAACTGGTGAACCACGTGTTGTTGTTCAGACTATGAGTGAGGTTGATATAGTCAATGATGGGTACAGATGGCGCAAATATGGGCAAAAATTGGTAAAAGGCAATCCGAATCCCAG GAGTTACTACAGATGCTCAAATCCTGGATGCCCTGTTAAGAAACATGTAGAGAGGGCGTTTAATGATTCAAAAGTGGTTATAGCCACATATGAGGGGCAACATGATCATGATGTACCCCCCTCGAGGACTGTCACCCCTAATACTGCAGCATCAAATGTGTTGCCAGCAGCCCACAATGGTGACTCTGGCACCAAAGTAGAAGCGCATGCTGTCAGCCGTGCTAGTGTCGCATGTACCAGCCCAGAACATGAAGGTAAACCTATCGAGCAACCTGATTTTGAGTCAAAAACTAAATCACGAAGAATTGATGCTGCTGCCGCTGATATGGTTGTCGATTCTGATCTGGGTCCTGAAAGAAAGATAAATGAAGAATTGATTGGTAAAGCATGTGTCCATGAAGAAGGTGATCCCCATGATACAATTGTTTGTAGAGCAAATAAACTGCAGAATGGCAAGTCAGAAAGTATTCCATCAGAGCAAGAAAAGCGAAAGCCAAAAGCAGAACCTGTTCAAGGTTAA
- the LOC133725906 gene encoding scarecrow-like transcription factor PAT1 → MQASKQHRSSGMSKRLHYQPMQEVEAYCLPPFRVLDHQPPYNESSQSTHSTAQSFRERYCTLESSSANGSYNTLYNSPSTVSFSPNGSPVSQHDQDSHYQYHSPDHTYGSSISGSCITDDATDFKYKLKELETAMLGDSNNFDNYCSSLQNGASNTRPEVDSWGQIMDSISKKDLNQVLVFCAKAVADNDLLMAQWMMDELYQMVSVYGEPIQRLGAYMLEGLVARRASSGSSICKALRCNETASSELLSYMHILYEVCPYFKFGYMSANGAIAEAMKDENRVHIIDFQIGQGSQWLTLIQAFAARPGGPPHIRITGIDDSMSAYARGGGLSIVGKRLSKLAEMFKVPFEFHAAAISGCDVQLENLGVKPGEALAMNFAFMLHHMPDESVSTQNHRDRLLRLVKSLSPKVVTLVEQESNTNTAAFFPRFVETLNYYTAMFESIDVTLPRNHKERINVEQHCLAREIVNIIACEGVERVERHELLGKWRSRFAMAGFTPYPLSSLVNATIETLLKNYSDKYRLQERDGALYLGWKNRDLVASCAWKCKPGTN, encoded by the coding sequence ATGCAAGCATCAAAGCAGCACAGAAGTTCAGGTATGTCGAAACGGTTGCACTATCAACCGATGCAAGAAGTAGAAGCCTACTGCTTGCCTCCATTCCGGGTCTTGGACCACCAGCCACCATATAATGAGAGCAGCCAAAGTACCCACTCCACGGCTCAGAGTTTCCGTGAGAGGTACTGCACTTTGGAGTCGTCCTCAGCAAATGGCAGCTACAACACTCTTTATAACTCCCCATCAACTGTCAGTTTTTCACCCAATGGAAGCCCGGTGTCTCAGCATGATCAAGATTCTCATTACCAGTACCATTCTCCTGATCATACATATGGCTCTTCAATAAGTGGCTCCTGCATTACTGATGATGCAACCGACTTCAAGTACAAGCTGAAAGAATTAGAAACCGCAATGCTTGGCGATTCCAATAACTTTGACAACTATTGCAGTTCCCTTCAGAATGGGGCAAGCAATACCAGGCCAGAAGTGGACAGCTGGGGACAGATTATGGACTCAATATCTAAGAAGGATTTAAATCAAGTCCTTGTCTTCTGTGCAAAAGCAGTAGCAGATAATGATCTGTTGATGGCACAGTGGATGATGGATGAACTGTACCAGATGGTTTCGGTTTATGGTGAACCAATTCAAAGGTTGGGAGCATACATGTTGGAAGGACTAGTTGCGCGTCGAGCATCCTCAGGGAGCAGCATCTGTAAAGCACTGAGATGCAATGAAACAGCTAGTTCTGAACTCTTGTCTTACATGCATATTCTTTATGAGGTCTGTCCCTACTTCAAGTTTGGGTATATGTCTGCAAATGGAGCCATTGCAGAAGCCATGAAGGATGAAAATAGAGTCCACATCATTGATTTTCAAATTGGTCAGGGGAGTCAGTGGTTGACTCTAATCCAGGCTTTTGCAGCAAGACCTGGAGGACCACCCCATATTCGAATAACTGGTATTGATGATTCGATGTCAGCTTATGCCCGAGGTGGAGGACTCAGCATTGTGGGGAAGAGGCTATCTAAGCTTGCAGAGATGTTTAAGGTGCCATTTGAGTTCCATGCCGCTGCTATCTCCGGTTGTGATGTTCAGCTAGAGAATCTTGGGGTTAAACCTGGGGAGGCTTTGGCTATGAACTTTGCATTCATGCTGCATCACATGCCAGATGAGAGCGTCAGCACTCAGAATCATCGTGATCGGCTATTGAGGTTGGTTAAGAGCTTGTCTCCAAAAGTTGTGACCCTTGTTGAGCAAGAATCGAACACAAACACTGCTGCATTTTTTCCGAGGTTTGTGGAAACACTAAATTACTACACGGCTATGTTTGAGTCAATTGATGTAACTCTTCCGAGGAATCACAAGGAGAGGATCAATGTTGAGCAACACTGCTTGGCCAGGGAAATTGTGAACATAATCGCCTGTGAGGGGGTTGAGAGGGTGGAAAGACATGAGCTTCTCGGGAAGTGGAGGTCTCGGTTTGCAATGGCAGGATTTACTCCATACCCTTTAAGCTCCTTGGTAAATGCAACCATCGAGACACTGCTCAAGAACTACTCTGACAAGTACAGGCTTCAAGAGAGAGATGGGGCGCTCTATCTCGGCTGGAAGAACAGAGATTTGGTTGCTTCTTGTGCATGGAAGTGCAAACCTGGCACTAATTGA
- the LOC133743750 gene encoding BTB/POZ domain-containing protein At5g48130, whose product MEVASPLKDSSSVSSSPFSSPNVGALLKIKIISWTQETGLPVSVSVRVGGKTFNLHKYPIFSKSGYFKKRMNDSAEVELPPDFPGGPETFEMIALFIYGSSTLIDPFNVVALRCAAEFLEMTEEYSSGNLCERFDLYLNQVVMQSWNDTLIVLQKCQTLLPWSEDLLIVSRCIECLAFMACMEILDPERRRDTPVLTLDTLSTRNWSCEMGKEIMSQDLWIKDLIALPFGFFKRIIGSLRRQGMKEKYLSPIIVFYANKWVLSKKTIQFWENSGHRIGDDHKVSVILQGVLDLLPKGEKASRAIPVGFYFAILSTSLEVGLRGDSKAKLEEQIVSQLHFAQLEDFIFPKSGTESISSSMELATMESIISTYVSANLDRDHSLSAGNSIVAELWDAYLSHIATDPNMQPKRFMELIERVPISYRHNHDKLYRAMNTFLQAHATVCQEEKWAVCKYLNCQKLSQEACIDAVQNELMPLRLIVQALFVQQLSTHQAFKECSDSFRYVHCGEFSGSLSTTRCPNSKSQNLRDSPSPYTDGDEPAGSRPLSFLLQKDLVNQKPELSRKEYESTSFRIQNLEQELVSLKRSLQWQSISKEPVLTAAPSTKSYGKDSRSLSKKGNPLGQTTGCIGSVNFASQRRYASRLLKVLCRISLFGSRKLKRKPGAPSPWTKPQQQNTHQNNM is encoded by the exons ATGGAAGTTGCAAGCCCACTAAAAGATAGTTCTTCTGTATCTTCAAGCCCTTTCTCTTCTCCAAATGTTGGAGCCTTGCTCAAGATTAAGATAATTTCATG GACTCAAGAGACTGGTTTGCCTGTTTCTGTTAGTGTTCGAGTTGGCGGTAAGACCTTTAACCTTCACAAG TACCCAATATTTTCAAAAAGTGGGTATTTCAAGAAAAGGATGAATGACTCAGCTGAGGTTGAGCTACCACCAGACTTCCCTGGAGGGCCAGAGACCTTTGAGATGATTGCATTGTTTATCTATGGCTCCTCCACATTGATTGACCCTTTCAATGTGGTAGCCCTGAGATGTGCAGCTGAGTTTCTAGAAATGACAGAAGAATACTCTTCTGGCAACCTCTGCGAGCGCTTTGATCTCTACTTAAACCAAGTGGTCATGCAGAGTTGGAATGACACCTTAATAGTACTCCAAAAGTGCCAAACTTTGCTTCCATGGTCCGAAGACTTGTTGATCGTGAGCCGCTGCATTGAGTGCCTAGCATTCATGGCTTGTATGGAGATTCTTGATCCAGAGAGAAGGCGTGACACACCGGTACTCACACTGGACACATTGAGCACCAGAAATTGGAGCTGTGAAATGGGGAAGGAGATTATGAGTCAGGACCTCTGGATCAAGGATCTCATTGCTTTACCATTTGGATTCTTCAAGAGGATAATAGGGTCCTTGAGAAGACAAGGTATGAAAGAAAAGTATTTGAGCCCCATTATTGTTTTCTATGCTAACAAATGGGTACTTTCAAAGAAGACAATCCAATTTTGGGAGAACTCTGGTCACAGAATTGGGGATGATCATAAAGTTTCAGTTATCCTCCAAGGTGTTCTTGATTTGCTTCCCAAGGGGGAGAAGGCTAGTCGAGCAATCCCCGTTGGGTTTTACTTTGCAATTCTCTCTACATCCCTTGAAGTAGGTTTGAGAGGTGATAGTAAGGCAAAGTTGGAAGAGCAGATTGTATCTCAACTGCACTTTGCCCAACTGGAAGACTTTATCTTTCCAAAAAGTGGGACTGAGTCAATATCTTCTAGCATGGAGCTGGCTACAATGGAGAGCATAATTTCAACATATGTATCAGCTAATTTGGACAGGGATCATAGCCTTTCAGCAGGCAACTCAATTGTTGCAGAATTGTGGGATGCATATCTTTCTCACATAGCTACTGATCCAAACATGCAGCCTAAAAGATTCATGGAACTCATCGAAAGAGTACCGATATCCTACAGACACAATCATGACAAACTCTACAGAGCAATGAACACCTTCTTGCAG GCACACGCAACAGTCTGCCAAGAAGAGAAGTGGGCAGTGTGCAAGTACCTCAACTGCCAAAAACTGTCACAAGAGGCATGCATTGACGCTGTTCAAAATGAGTTGATGCCGCTGCGTTTGATTGTTCAAGCACTTTTCGTGCAGCAACTCAGCACCCACCAAGCTTTCAAAGAATGCTCAGATTCATTTCGATATGTGCACTGTGGAGAGTTTTCTGGGAGTCTCTCAACCACTAGATGCCCAAACTCCAAGAGCCAGAATCTAAGGGATAGTCCCAGTCCATACACAGATGGAGATGAGCCAGCTGGTAGCAGACCCTTGAGCTTTTTGCTACAGAAGGACCTGGTAAATCAGAAACCTGAGCTGTCAAGGAAAGAATATGAGTCAACAAGCTTCAGAATTCAGAATCTTGAGCAAGAGCTCGTGTCCTTGAAGAGGAGTCTCCAATGGCAGAGCATTTCAAAAGAGCCAGTTTTAACTGCAGCACCGAGCACGAAATCATATGGTAAGGATAGTAGATCACTGAGCAAAAAGGGAAACCCACTTGGACAGACAACAGGTTGCATTGGCTCTGTGAATTTTGCTTCCCAAAGAAGGTATGCCAGTCGACTACTGAAGGTCCTTTGCCGAATTTCCTTGTTTGGAAGTAGAAAGCTAAAGAGAAAACCAGGTGCCCCCAGCCCATGGACTAAGCCACAGCAGCAGAATACTCATCAGAATAATATGTAA
- the LOC133743766 gene encoding probable serine/threonine-protein kinase WNK11, whose amino-acid sequence MAVPYPNTFDPDSEPFVEVDPTGRFGRYDVLLGQGAVKKVYRAFDQQQGNEVAWNKVRLKNFTDDPMLLNHLYAEVKLLRELENKYIIECYSVWKDVERNALNFVTEVCNSGNLRDYRKKHRRVNIKALKKWSKQVLEGLQYLHTHEPCIIHRDLNCSNIFVNGNNGQVKIGDLGFAAILGRSHKAHTVLGTPEFMAPELYEEDYNEMVDIYSFGMCLLEMVTREIPYSECDTVVKIYRKVTAGIRPESLSKVTDPEVKAFIEKSIGQPRERPSASDLLRDPFFSEVIAEEPDPSS is encoded by the exons ATGGCAGTCCCTTATCCTAATACTTTTGATCCAGATTCCGAACCATTTGTGGAGGTTGATCCAACCGGACGTTTTGGCAGGTATGATGTTCTCCTTGGTCAGGGTGCTGTCAAGAAGGTCTATAGGGCATTTGATCAGCAGCAAGGTAACGAGGTGGCATGGAATAAGGTGCGGTTGAAGAACTTTACCGACGATCCAATGCTGTTGAATCACCTTTACGCGGAGGTTAAGCTATTGAGAGAGTTGGAGAACAAGTATATTATCGAGTGTTACAGTGTGTGGAAGGATGTTGAGCGGAATGCTTTGAATTTTGTGACGGAGGTGTGCAATTCTGGGAACCTGAGGGATTATAGGAAGAAGCATCGCCGTGTGAATATTAAGGCTTTGAAGAAGTGGTCAAAGCAGGTGCTTGAGGGATTGCAGTACCTCCATACACATGAGCCATGCATCATTCATAGAGATCTCAATTGCAGCAACATCTTTGTCAATGGGAATAATGGCCAG GTGAAGATCGGTGATCTGGGATTTGCAGCAATACTGGGGAGGAGCCACAAAGCACATACTGTTCTAGGAACTCCTGAGTTTATGGCACCTGAGCTCTACGAGGAGGATTACAATGAGATGGTGGACATATACTCGTTTGGGATGTGCTTGCTGGAGATGGTAACGAGGGAGATACCGTACAGTGAATGTGACACTGTTGTCAAGATATACAGGAAGGTCACAGCTGGTATAAGGCCTGAATCCCTGTCCAAGGTGACTGATCCAGAGGTGAAGGCatttattgagaaatccatagGCCAGCCGAGGGAAAGACCTTCAGCCTCTGACCTACTCAGAGACCCCTTCTTTTCTGAAGTCATTGCTGAAGAGCCTGATCCAAGCTCTTGA
- the LOC133725909 gene encoding uncharacterized protein LOC133725909 → MLGTPGRSPRHLSSPSPSAVSDYTLQTPKSSTAVAAPKNPRAACPKVLDEDTFVAELERIIERDFFPDLAKLRDRHDWLEAIKTRDPVRIRDAQLQIIERRGNKVPRTSNPNAKTPGSTFLRSCTPLDDFDGKTPKTPNAGLPSAVDSGDGDGGGVEESLSLDQFVRRYTSEDNDSFTKIIEKENRKRKERYDYLLEGEKEEDVKAIEDVKRDRITDGYGTSDQPPSTLEGWKYTAKNLLMYHPADRGEAPLTLEERSVRMKSLEKEISRTNTRFHGKMMDRPKEEGGYEVLYPPVAGGTPVILDRDGDKLKKYDLDDLRKTPNPFYVESEKKADNGYSFVKTPSPAPGVDESPFITWGEIEGTPLRLDLEDTPLDIGGSEGPQYRIPCPASRDEKAYSLSRVAARKLRERERLFPKPPLPSPSRAGSASPSVRTLSPAAQKFVRNAIAKSSSTVDETLRASYRGASPGLATPKGGRSVSRFSTMKSRSPSAREGSPW, encoded by the coding sequence ATGCTCGGCACTCCGGGTCGCTCCCCGCGCCACCTCTCCTCCCCTTCGCCGTCCGCAGTTTCCGATTACACCCTCCAAACCCCCAAAAGCTCCACCGCCGTCGCCGCTCCCAAAAACCCTAGAGCCGCCTGCCCCAAGGTCCTCGACGAAGACACCTTCGTGGCCGAGCTCGAGCGGATCATCGAGCGCGACTTCTTCCCCGATCTCGCGAAGCTCCGGGACCGCCACGACTGGCTGGAGGCCATCAAGACCCGCGACCCGGTCCGGATCCGAGACGCCCAGTTACAGATCATCGAGCGCCGCGGCAACAAGGTACCCCGTACTTCAAACCCTAATGCCAAAACCCCCGGTTCCACTTTCTTGCGTAGTTGTACCCCTTTAGATGATTTCGATGGAAAAACCCCGAAAACCCCTAACGCCGGGTTGCCTAGTGCGGTTGATTCCGGCGACGGTGACGGTGGTGGCGTTGAGGAGTCGTTGAGCTTGGACCAGTTTGTGAGGAGGTATACTAGTGAGGACAATGATAGCTTTACGAAGATTATAGAGAAGGAGAATAGGAAGAGGAAAGAGAGGTATGATTATTTGTTGGAAGGCGAAAAGGAGGAGGATGTGAAGGCCATCGAGGATGTGAAGAGGGATAGGATCACTGATGGGTATGGGACTTCTGATCAGCCGCCCAGTACATTGGAAGGGTGGAAGTATACGGCGAAGAATTTGTTAATGTACCATCCTGCTGATCGGGGTGAGGCTCCGTTGACCTTGGAGGAAAGGTCGGTGAGGATGAAGAGCTTGGAGAAGGAGATTAGTCGGACGAATACTAGGTTTCATGGGAAGATGATGGATAGGCCGAAAGAGGAAGGTGGCTATGAGGTGCTTTATCCTCCGGTTGCAGGGGGGACCCCGGTTATATTGGATAGAGATGGGGATAAGTTGAAGAAGTATGATTTGGATGATTTGAGGAAGACTCCGAATCCGTTTTATGTGGAATCAGAGAAGAAAGCGGACAATGGGTATAGTTTTGTGAAGACACCGTCCCCTGCACCAGGTGTTGATGAATCGCCGTTTATAACATGGGGTGAAATTGAAGGGACGCCACTGAGGTTGGACCTTGAGGACACTCCTCTTGATATTGGTGGGAGTGAAGGACCTCAGTATAGGATCCCATGCCCGGCTTCAAGAGACGAGAAGGCTTACTCACTTTCAAGAGTAGCTGCACGGAAACTGAGGGAAAGGGAAAGATTGTTTCCAAAGCCGCCATTGCCATCGCCTTCTAGAGCTGGCAGTGCCAGTCCAAGTGTGCGGACACTCTCTCCTGCTGCCCAGAAGTTTGTGAGGAATGCAATTGCCAAGTCTTCATCTACTGTTGATGAAACTCTTCGAGCCAGTTACCGAGGTGCAAGTCCTGGTCTGGCTACTCCTAAAGGGGGAAGGAGTGTGTCAAGGTTTAGCACTATGAAATCAAGATCACCTTCTGCAAGGGAGGGCTCACCTTGGTAA